One genomic window of Aliiroseovarius sp. M344 includes the following:
- a CDS encoding sigma-54-dependent transcriptional regulator → MSDILIVDDERDIRELISDILKDEGFSTRLAGTSDEAVAEVKAELPSLMILDIWLKDSAMDGIDILKMVKREHPEVPVVIISGHGNIEIAVAAIKQGAYDFIEKPFNIDQLMVVIGRAMETSRLRRENTELKRRDTHPTEMIGSSASFKSLKSNLDKVTKSNGRVLLTGAAGAGKEMAARYVHANSDRASAPFVVVNSASIDADRMEEVLFGRESVERGVEPGLLEEANGGVLYFDEVAEMPLGTQSKILRVLVDQRFQRVGGNDKVSVDLRVISSTNRDLQAEIDAGRFREELYHRLNVVPIAVPPLGERREDIPELSRYFLELFNRDQGLPLRDLAEDAEAMLQTMQWPGNVRQLKNMIERVLILGEGTGPIQATDLPGQESGRDDGGEQGVIVSGALAMMPLREAREAFEREYLLTQINRFGGNISRTANFVGMERSALHRKLKSLGVVTGSKAGARVAYVAGDDEDAEAEAEA, encoded by the coding sequence ATGAGCGATATTCTGATTGTCGATGATGAACGAGATATCCGCGAGCTAATTTCGGATATTTTGAAAGACGAAGGCTTTTCAACACGGCTTGCGGGAACCTCAGACGAGGCGGTGGCCGAGGTGAAGGCAGAATTGCCTTCGCTGATGATCTTGGACATTTGGCTAAAAGATTCAGCTATGGACGGGATCGACATCCTGAAGATGGTCAAACGCGAGCATCCTGAGGTGCCGGTTGTGATCATTTCGGGCCATGGCAATATCGAAATTGCGGTGGCTGCGATCAAGCAAGGGGCCTATGATTTCATCGAAAAGCCCTTCAACATCGACCAGCTTATGGTGGTGATCGGGCGCGCGATGGAAACAAGCCGTTTGCGCCGAGAGAACACCGAGTTGAAGCGTCGCGACACGCATCCAACCGAAATGATTGGATCAAGTGCGTCATTCAAATCATTGAAATCAAACCTAGATAAGGTCACGAAGTCTAACGGGCGGGTGCTTTTGACAGGTGCTGCCGGTGCCGGCAAGGAAATGGCCGCGCGCTATGTGCATGCGAATTCCGACCGGGCATCGGCGCCGTTTGTGGTTGTGAACTCTGCCTCGATCGATGCGGATCGGATGGAAGAGGTTCTTTTTGGTCGCGAAAGCGTGGAGCGCGGTGTCGAGCCGGGCCTTCTGGAAGAGGCCAATGGTGGCGTGCTGTATTTCGATGAAGTGGCGGAAATGCCCCTTGGCACGCAATCCAAGATCCTGCGTGTCCTCGTTGATCAACGGTTCCAACGGGTCGGTGGTAATGACAAAGTTTCGGTCGATTTGCGTGTTATCTCGTCAACGAACCGCGATTTACAGGCAGAGATCGATGCGGGCCGGTTCCGTGAAGAACTGTATCATCGGCTGAATGTCGTGCCGATTGCTGTGCCCCCGTTGGGCGAACGACGCGAAGACATACCCGAACTGTCACGCTATTTCCTTGAGCTGTTCAATCGCGATCAGGGCCTTCCCTTGCGTGATCTTGCGGAGGATGCAGAGGCGATGCTTCAGACCATGCAATGGCCGGGCAATGTGCGCCAGTTGAAGAACATGATCGAACGGGTGCTCATTCTGGGCGAGGGGACTGGACCGATACAGGCGACGGATCTTCCCGGTCAGGAAAGCGGCCGAGATGACGGTGGCGAACAGGGCGTGATCGTGTCAGGCGCGCTGGCGATGATGCCATTGCGCGAAGCGCGTGAGGCGTTTGAAAGGGAATATCTTCTGACGCAGATCAACCGGTTTGGCGGCAACATTTCCCGCACGGCGAATTTCGTCGGCATGGAACGTTCGGCTTTGCACCGGAAGCTAAAGTCCCTTGGTGTCGTCACCGGGTCGAAAGCTGGGGCACGCGTGGCCTATGTCGCGGGTGACGACGAGGATGCGGAGGCCGAAGCGGAGGCTTAA
- the trkA gene encoding Trk system potassium transporter TrkA, which translates to MKVIICGAGQVGWQIARHLSGERNDVTVVDNNAELVARATDTLDVQGVSGHASYPDVLERAGARDADMIIAATHSDEVNMVTCQVAHSVFAIPRKIARLRAQSYLDAIYADLYRRDHLPIDVVISPEREVAQAVLKRLQAPSAFDIESFMDSRVQLLGIQIADDCPVVNTPLRQLTDLFSTLSAVVVGIRRDGSLFAPEPNDQLFSGDQIYVFTRTEDVNRTLEVFGKSVKRQERVVILGGGNVGLAVARELEKRADRVRAKVVELNRAVAELAADALERTVVLHGDGMNIELMKEAGVPRADAILSVTDDDKVNLLASVRAKAAGCAMSICLINDPTLVNLMGPLKIDAYINPRTQTVSSILRHIRHGKVREVYSLGDAEAEVIEAQVLSTSPIAGKAVRDIDFPEGVLIGAILKGDEVVKPTGSTRVDEGDVVALFSMAADVPEVERLLQVTIDFF; encoded by the coding sequence ATGAAGGTCATCATATGCGGTGCCGGCCAGGTTGGCTGGCAAATCGCACGTCATCTTTCCGGCGAAAGAAATGACGTGACCGTGGTGGACAACAACGCCGAGCTTGTGGCGCGGGCGACGGATACGCTTGATGTTCAAGGGGTCTCGGGGCATGCGTCCTATCCTGACGTTTTGGAGCGCGCAGGCGCGCGCGACGCGGACATGATCATCGCAGCCACCCATTCAGACGAGGTGAACATGGTCACCTGTCAGGTGGCGCATTCTGTGTTTGCCATTCCGCGTAAAATTGCCCGGCTGCGGGCGCAAAGTTATCTGGATGCCATCTATGCCGATCTGTATCGGCGTGATCACTTGCCGATTGATGTGGTGATCAGCCCTGAACGCGAAGTCGCCCAAGCGGTTCTGAAACGGCTGCAAGCGCCATCTGCGTTTGATATCGAAAGCTTCATGGATAGCCGCGTGCAACTTCTGGGGATCCAGATTGCCGACGACTGCCCTGTGGTGAACACCCCCCTGCGGCAACTGACAGATCTGTTTTCGACGCTCAGCGCCGTTGTTGTTGGTATCCGCCGTGACGGCTCGTTATTCGCGCCAGAGCCGAACGACCAACTTTTTAGCGGCGACCAAATCTATGTCTTTACCCGCACCGAAGATGTGAACCGCACACTTGAGGTGTTCGGAAAATCGGTCAAACGGCAAGAACGCGTTGTCATTCTTGGCGGCGGCAATGTCGGGCTTGCGGTCGCGCGCGAGCTGGAAAAGCGGGCCGACAGAGTGCGCGCAAAAGTCGTTGAACTGAATCGCGCCGTCGCCGAACTGGCTGCGGATGCGCTGGAGCGCACCGTTGTTTTGCATGGCGACGGGATGAATATCGAGTTGATGAAAGAAGCGGGTGTGCCGCGCGCTGACGCGATCCTGTCGGTGACGGATGATGACAAGGTCAACCTGCTGGCGTCAGTCAGAGCCAAGGCTGCGGGTTGTGCGATGTCTATTTGTCTGATCAACGATCCCACATTGGTCAACCTGATGGGGCCTTTGAAAATTGACGCCTATATCAATCCGCGCACGCAAACCGTCAGTTCGATCCTGCGCCACATTCGCCACGGCAAGGTGCGCGAGGTCTATTCGCTGGGTGACGCCGAGGCCGAAGTGATCGAAGCGCAGGTTTTGTCGACGTCACCGATTGCTGGTAAGGCCGTGCGAGATATCGATTTTCCCGAAGGCGTGCTGATCGGCGCGATCCTGAAAGGCGATGAAGTGGTTAAGCCAACAGGCTCAACGCGGGTCGATGAGGGTGACGTGGTGGCCCTGTTCTCGATGGCCGCTGACGTGCCCGAGGTTGAACGTCTGCTGCAGGTCACTATCGACTTCTTCTGA
- a CDS encoding TrkH family potassium uptake protein, with protein sequence MFAQIAKLPLLVILMGISSLAMLLPAGYGWTTGEFFEARVFLYGSLLFGFLTTFLAIAMIDRPRSTRHRRHLLALLGLFVLMPLMLAVPFHQAVRTTTFLNSYVEMVSALTTTGATLFEDTGRIARSVHLWRALVGWLGGLFIWVGAIAILAPMSLGGFEVYARFGGRGSADSRDTRLGAGVSQITHVADFSDRIRTYGVRLLPVYAGLTLALWLGLILAGDNAYIALCHAMSTIATSGISPVGGPAGGNAGYVGEIMIAVFFFFAISRVTFASDMQGSERRRRLPEDPEIRMALAIVIVLPLFLFLRHWLGAFEVDEEQNWIAGLASLWGSFFTVLSFLTTTGFESTAWAVSRDWSGLQTPGLILMALALIGGGVATSAGGAKLMRVYALYVHGLREMDKLVHPSSVGGAGTEARHIRGRGAYMAWVFFMLMSMSVALVTALFSLMGQDFESAMTLTIAALTTTGPIAQIAAAEPISYSALSDPAKMVLAGAMILGRLEMLAIIALFSPEIWRR encoded by the coding sequence ATGTTTGCCCAAATTGCCAAATTGCCGCTGCTTGTGATCCTTATGGGGATCAGCTCGCTGGCGATGCTTTTGCCAGCCGGCTATGGCTGGACGACCGGCGAATTTTTTGAAGCGCGGGTGTTCCTTTACGGGTCGTTGCTGTTTGGTTTTCTGACAACGTTTTTGGCCATTGCGATGATTGACCGGCCGCGCTCCACCCGCCACCGCCGCCACTTGTTGGCGCTTTTGGGCCTGTTTGTGCTGATGCCTTTGATGTTGGCAGTGCCTTTCCATCAGGCGGTGCGCACCACGACGTTTCTCAACTCCTATGTTGAAATGGTGTCGGCCCTGACCACCACTGGCGCGACCTTGTTTGAGGATACCGGCCGGATCGCGCGGTCGGTTCATCTGTGGCGGGCTTTGGTTGGCTGGTTGGGCGGCTTGTTCATCTGGGTCGGCGCGATTGCCATTCTTGCCCCGATGTCATTGGGAGGGTTTGAAGTCTATGCCCGGTTTGGCGGCCGCGGAAGCGCCGATTCTCGTGATACCCGTTTGGGGGCGGGCGTCAGTCAGATCACCCATGTCGCTGATTTTTCGGACCGTATCCGAACCTATGGCGTGCGCCTGTTACCGGTCTATGCTGGGCTGACGCTGGCCTTGTGGCTGGGGCTTATCCTTGCAGGTGACAACGCGTACATTGCCTTGTGCCACGCTATGTCGACCATCGCGACCAGTGGGATTTCGCCGGTAGGCGGACCAGCTGGCGGCAATGCAGGTTACGTTGGCGAGATCATGATTGCGGTGTTCTTTTTCTTCGCTATCTCGCGGGTGACGTTTGCCTCTGATATGCAGGGCAGCGAGAGGCGGCGCCGTTTACCGGAAGACCCGGAAATCCGCATGGCGCTGGCGATTGTTATCGTCCTGCCGCTTTTTTTGTTCCTGCGGCACTGGTTGGGCGCATTTGAAGTGGACGAAGAGCAGAACTGGATCGCCGGGCTTGCCTCGCTCTGGGGTAGTTTTTTCACCGTGTTGTCATTTCTGACCACCACCGGATTTGAAAGCACAGCTTGGGCGGTCAGCCGCGACTGGTCGGGCCTTCAGACGCCGGGTCTGATCCTGATGGCCCTTGCGTTGATCGGCGGGGGCGTGGCCACCTCCGCAGGTGGGGCAAAGCTCATGCGGGTCTATGCGCTTTATGTACACGGGTTGCGCGAGATGGATAAACTGGTCCACCCGTCGTCAGTCGGCGGCGCAGGCACCGAGGCGCGCCACATCCGGGGGCGGGGCGCTTACATGGCCTGGGTCTTTTTCATGCTCATGTCGATGTCTGTGGCGCTAGTGACGGCGTTGTTTTCGCTGATGGGGCAAGATTTCGAAAGCGCGATGACGCTGACAATCGCGGCCCTGACAACCACCGGACCTATCGCGCAAATAGCGGCGGCCGAGCCAATTTCCTACAGCGCGCTTTCGGATCCGGCCAAAATGGTTCTGGCAGGCGCAATGATCCTTGGCCGTCTTGAGATGCTGGCCATTATCGCCCTGTTTAGCCCCGAAATTTGGCGCCGCTAG
- the hfq gene encoding RNA chaperone Hfq: MAADKQNLQDAFLNHVRKSKVPVTIFLINGVKLQGVISWFDNFCVLLRRDGQSQLVYKHAISTIMPSQPINLYDGEES; encoded by the coding sequence ATGGCTGCCGACAAACAGAACCTGCAGGATGCCTTTCTGAACCATGTTCGAAAATCCAAAGTTCCCGTTACGATCTTTTTGATCAATGGCGTGAAGCTTCAGGGGGTCATTTCCTGGTTCGATAATTTCTGTGTCCTTCTACGCCGTGATGGGCAATCGCAGCTTGTTTACAAGCACGCGATCTCGACTATCATGCCGAGCCAACCGATCAACCTTTATGATGGCGAAGAAAGCTGA
- the hflX gene encoding GTPase HflX, translated as MDREEQPTRAWVFHPELTSDRNRRDAAPALEEAVSLASALPHLEVLGAEVVRLPTPHPGKLFGKGKLQELRAKLDAAEVDLVLIDGAVSPVQQRNLEKEWKVKILDRTGLILEIFSDRARTREGVLQVEMAALSYQRTRLVRAWTHLERQRGGLGFVGGPGETQIEADRRAIDDHLNRLRKQLSKVVKTRELHRAARAKVPYPIVALVGYTNAGKSTLFNRMTGANVLAKDMLFATLDPTMRQIELPAVGKQPAQGGGRKVILSDTVGFISDLPTQLVAAFRATLEEVLAADLILHVRDISHESTDEQAHDVELIMTQLGVSEETPQLEIWNKIDLLDEEAQDGRRREADRNDKVLAISALTGEGFDGLVQAIDAALDAPRKTETLTLMFSDGRKRAWLFDKGIVEAEEPGEDGWQVTVTWTERQAAEYAAFK; from the coding sequence ATTGACCGGGAAGAACAGCCCACACGGGCTTGGGTTTTTCACCCCGAACTGACATCTGACCGAAACCGGCGTGATGCCGCGCCAGCGCTTGAGGAAGCCGTATCCCTTGCGTCGGCTTTGCCACATCTGGAAGTGTTGGGGGCAGAGGTCGTGCGCCTGCCGACGCCGCATCCCGGCAAGCTTTTCGGCAAGGGTAAGTTGCAGGAACTTCGCGCCAAGCTGGACGCGGCCGAGGTTGATCTGGTGTTGATCGACGGGGCGGTGAGCCCGGTGCAGCAACGCAACCTTGAGAAGGAATGGAAGGTCAAAATCCTGGATCGCACCGGTTTGATCCTCGAGATTTTCTCGGACCGGGCGCGCACACGCGAAGGCGTGTTGCAGGTTGAAATGGCGGCACTTTCCTATCAGCGCACGCGGCTGGTGCGGGCGTGGACCCACCTTGAGCGTCAGCGCGGCGGGCTTGGATTTGTCGGCGGTCCCGGTGAAACCCAAATCGAAGCGGATCGGCGCGCCATTGACGATCACCTGAACCGGCTTCGCAAACAATTGTCGAAAGTCGTCAAAACCCGCGAGTTGCACCGGGCGGCCCGCGCCAAAGTGCCATATCCGATTGTCGCGCTTGTGGGCTATACCAACGCTGGGAAATCCACCCTGTTCAACCGGATGACCGGCGCGAATGTTCTGGCGAAGGACATGTTGTTCGCCACGCTGGATCCGACGATGCGTCAGATTGAACTGCCTGCCGTGGGCAAACAGCCCGCACAGGGCGGTGGCCGCAAGGTGATCCTGTCGGATACAGTTGGTTTCATTTCGGACCTGCCAACCCAACTTGTGGCGGCCTTCCGTGCGACGCTGGAAGAAGTATTGGCCGCCGACCTTATCTTGCATGTGCGCGACATCAGCCATGAAAGCACCGATGAACAGGCGCACGACGTCGAGTTGATCATGACCCAATTGGGGGTCAGCGAAGAGACTCCGCAGCTGGAGATCTGGAACAAGATCGACTTGCTGGATGAAGAAGCTCAAGACGGACGCCGCCGCGAGGCTGACCGGAATGATAAAGTTCTGGCGATCTCTGCGCTGACGGGCGAGGGGTTTGATGGTCTTGTTCAGGCCATTGATGCCGCTCTTGATGCACCGCGAAAGACTGAAACCCTGACGCTCATGTTTTCGGATGGGCGCAAACGGGCGTGGTTGTTTGACAAAGGCATCGTCGAAGCCGAAGAGCCCGGTGAGGACGGATGGCAGGTCACGGTCACCTGGACCGAACGGCAGGCTGCCGAATACGCCGCCTTTAAATAG
- a CDS encoding penicillin acylase family protein: protein MGKVVLWMIRIVAGLLGLAAVAMVLVYYLAAQSLPDYSVTRKTAGISAPVEIVRNNANIPHIFAETDADVFFGLGYAHAQDRLWQMMVMRRTVQGRLSEVFGRRTLQVDELMRRLDLYALAKAAVEVQDDDTKAALKAYSSGVNAYLSRVNSEALGRGAPEFFMFSNDISPWQPADSIAVLKLMGVQLAGHLEDELLRARVTLALPEDRVKDILPDIPGTGVAALPDYAALLGVPDTQFANLPASQTRPDLWPAPRRGFAGASNAWAAAPKRSAAGGTLLANDPHLGFTAPSTWYLARLELSTGGVIGGTIPGMPAMMVGRSDEFGWGVTSSYLDDQDLHVEKLNPDNPAEVKTPEGFKPLITRGSIVQIKDESPVTFNLQWSDNGPILPGHLFDLGLITPQGHAMSLNWTLLTKDDRSMSAAVRLMRSKTVMEGIAAGADYVAPSLTLTMADRDSIAMKVIGSMPKRDVAHQTRGRIPSPAWAAENRWQGQFSYSANPEFVRPTGGIVGNTNNKLVDRPFPNHMSYEWGDSQRVQRWSRLMQAREVHTRDSFIEAQLDPVSVTARTLLPLIGADLWFTGDAAPDGTPERARQRALELLANWNGEMNEHMPEPLIYSAWLRALQTRLIRDELGPLATEFPHLEPIFIERVFRDVEGAGVWCDVIQSAPEETCTDIARVALDDALLWLQENAGGEQESLRWGDYHEVTHKHPVMGDVPFLKWFVNIRQSTSGGDNTLLRGRTAGTGQNPYRNVHGAGFRGVYDFADPNSSLFVIATGQSGHPLSRHYDDLGELWRRGEYTPMSLDPALARAASVGVTQLLPK from the coding sequence ATGGGCAAGGTCGTTCTTTGGATGATCCGGATCGTGGCGGGCCTGCTGGGGCTTGCCGCGGTCGCGATGGTTCTTGTCTATTATCTGGCGGCGCAATCGCTGCCCGACTACAGCGTCACGCGCAAAACCGCCGGTATTTCAGCACCGGTCGAGATCGTGCGCAACAATGCCAACATCCCTCATATCTTCGCTGAAACGGATGCCGACGTTTTCTTTGGGCTGGGGTATGCCCATGCACAGGACCGTTTGTGGCAAATGATGGTCATGCGCCGGACCGTACAAGGCCGGTTATCCGAAGTTTTCGGGCGGCGCACGCTTCAGGTCGACGAGCTAATGCGCAGGCTTGACCTTTATGCCTTGGCCAAAGCCGCGGTCGAGGTTCAGGACGATGACACCAAAGCCGCGCTGAAAGCCTATAGCTCGGGCGTGAATGCCTATTTGAGTCGCGTCAATTCCGAGGCACTGGGCCGGGGCGCGCCCGAGTTTTTCATGTTCTCCAACGACATTTCGCCGTGGCAGCCCGCCGACAGTATTGCCGTGCTGAAACTGATGGGCGTGCAGCTTGCCGGACATCTGGAAGATGAGCTGTTGCGCGCGCGGGTGACGCTTGCCCTGCCAGAAGATCGGGTGAAAGACATCCTGCCTGACATACCCGGAACCGGTGTGGCCGCCCTGCCCGATTATGCTGCCCTTTTGGGCGTTCCAGACACGCAATTTGCCAATCTACCCGCAAGTCAGACCCGCCCGGATCTCTGGCCTGCACCGCGCCGTGGTTTTGCGGGCGCGTCCAACGCTTGGGCCGCAGCCCCGAAACGATCCGCCGCAGGCGGCACATTGCTGGCCAATGACCCTCACCTAGGGTTCACTGCCCCCTCAACCTGGTATCTGGCGCGACTGGAGCTTTCCACAGGTGGCGTGATCGGCGGCACGATCCCCGGCATGCCAGCGATGATGGTCGGCCGATCCGATGAGTTTGGTTGGGGCGTCACGTCCTCCTATCTTGACGATCAGGATCTGCATGTTGAGAAATTGAACCCCGACAATCCGGCCGAAGTCAAAACGCCCGAAGGGTTCAAGCCGCTGATCACACGCGGATCGATCGTCCAGATCAAGGACGAGTCGCCGGTGACGTTTAACCTTCAGTGGTCTGACAACGGTCCAATTCTGCCCGGCCATCTTTTTGATCTTGGCCTGATCACGCCGCAAGGGCACGCCATGTCCCTGAACTGGACATTGCTGACCAAAGACGACCGATCGATGAGCGCGGCTGTGCGGCTGATGCGGTCAAAGACCGTGATGGAGGGGATCGCCGCCGGCGCGGATTACGTGGCACCAAGCCTGACTCTGACCATGGCGGATCGCGACAGCATTGCGATGAAGGTCATCGGTTCGATGCCAAAGCGGGATGTAGCGCACCAAACACGCGGCCGTATTCCCAGCCCCGCCTGGGCTGCCGAGAACCGCTGGCAGGGGCAGTTCAGCTATAGCGCCAACCCTGAATTTGTGCGGCCAACCGGTGGCATCGTTGGAAACACCAACAACAAGCTGGTCGACCGCCCGTTTCCCAATCACATGAGCTATGAATGGGGCGATAGCCAACGTGTGCAACGCTGGAGCCGCCTGATGCAAGCGCGCGAAGTGCACACGCGTGACAGCTTTATCGAGGCGCAGCTTGACCCTGTATCTGTCACGGCGCGCACCCTTCTGCCCCTTATTGGGGCTGATCTGTGGTTCACTGGCGATGCGGCCCCTGACGGTACGCCTGAACGGGCGCGTCAGCGCGCGCTGGAGCTTCTGGCCAACTGGAACGGCGAGATGAATGAGCATATGCCCGAGCCTCTGATCTATTCAGCATGGCTGCGCGCGCTTCAGACCCGCCTGATCCGCGACGAACTTGGCCCGCTGGCAACCGAATTTCCTCATCTGGAACCGATCTTTATCGAGCGCGTCTTTCGCGATGTAGAAGGCGCCGGTGTCTGGTGTGACGTCATTCAGTCGGCACCAGAGGAAACCTGCACCGATATTGCCCGTGTCGCGCTGGATGACGCCCTTTTGTGGCTGCAAGAAAACGCTGGTGGCGAACAGGAAAGCCTGCGCTGGGGTGACTATCATGAAGTCACACACAAACACCCTGTGATGGGCGACGTTCCATTCCTGAAATGGTTTGTGAACATTCGTCAATCCACATCCGGGGGCGACAATACGCTGTTGCGCGGCCGCACGGCTGGCACCGGACAGAACCCGTATCGAAATGTGCACGGCGCCGGGTTTCGCGGCGTTTATGACTTTGCGGACCCCAACAGTTCGCTTTTCGTCATCGCGACCGGACAGTCTGGTCACCCACTGTCGCGACATTACGATGATCTGGGCGAGCTTTGGCGGCGCGGTGAATATACCCCGATGTCACTTGACCCGGCATTGGCGCGGGCGGCCTCGGTTGGGGTGACACAGCTTTTACCGAAATAG
- a CDS encoding NAD(P)-dependent oxidoreductase translates to MAKCAFLGLGVMGYPMAGHLVAKGHEVTVYNRTAAKAEAWAKEFAGNWAKTPREAADGADFVMACVGNDDDLRAVVLGDDGALAGMGAGAIFVDHTTVSAAVTRELYAAASDKSISFVDGPVSGGQAGAENGVLSIMCGGDVAAFASAEPIMKAYGRTVKRLGDSGAGQLTKMVNQICIAGLVQGLSEGLHFAEKAGLDIREVVDVIQGGAAGSWQMVNRHATMADDHFEHGFAVDWMRKDLGICLSTANENGASLPVTALIDQFYKDVQSMGGGRWDTSSLIKRLRKDV, encoded by the coding sequence ATGGCAAAATGCGCATTTTTAGGGTTGGGAGTCATGGGGTATCCGATGGCGGGCCACCTTGTTGCCAAAGGCCACGAGGTCACAGTTTACAACAGAACCGCCGCAAAAGCCGAAGCCTGGGCCAAGGAGTTTGCAGGCAATTGGGCGAAAACCCCGCGCGAAGCAGCGGATGGGGCTGATTTCGTGATGGCGTGTGTTGGCAATGACGACGATTTGCGGGCGGTGGTGCTGGGTGACGACGGGGCATTGGCTGGCATGGGGGCTGGTGCCATTTTTGTTGATCACACAACAGTATCGGCGGCTGTTACTCGCGAATTGTATGCGGCGGCGTCTGACAAAAGCATATCCTTTGTGGATGGTCCGGTTTCTGGCGGGCAAGCAGGAGCGGAAAATGGGGTTCTGTCGATCATGTGCGGCGGGGACGTAGCGGCGTTTGCGTCCGCCGAACCGATCATGAAGGCCTATGGCCGCACGGTGAAGCGGTTGGGCGACAGCGGAGCGGGTCAGCTGACCAAGATGGTCAACCAGATTTGTATCGCGGGGCTGGTGCAGGGTCTGTCAGAAGGGCTGCATTTCGCAGAAAAGGCCGGGCTTGATATCCGCGAGGTTGTGGACGTGATCCAAGGTGGCGCTGCCGGAAGCTGGCAGATGGTCAATCGGCACGCAACCATGGCGGATGATCACTTTGAACACGGCTTTGCCGTAGATTGGATGCGCAAAGATCTGGGGATTTGCCTGTCCACCGCCAATGAAAACGGGGCGTCGCTGCCCGTTACCGCTCTGATCGACCAATTCTATAAGGATGTGCAGAGCATGGGGGGTGGTCGCTGGGATACATCAAGCCTTATCAAGCGCTTAAGGAAAGACGTATAA
- a CDS encoding YSC84-related protein: MIAAGGASVSLAACANGVGSRDGDRIDARVDSTLDYLYNRYPGTRELASKSTGQLVMPLVTEAGFGLGGAYGRGALRINEATVDYYLLTQASAGLQIGAQQYAHVLFFMTDKSLQDFRQAAGWVASADIKYAFQTEGDRLSADTITASSPVVAVVFGQAGLIAGASIEGAKYTRIIP, encoded by the coding sequence ATGATCGCCGCAGGGGGTGCAAGTGTTTCGCTTGCCGCTTGCGCAAACGGCGTCGGGTCGCGTGATGGTGATCGTATCGATGCGCGCGTCGACAGCACCTTGGATTACCTTTACAACCGCTATCCCGGCACGCGGGAACTGGCATCGAAGTCGACCGGCCAATTGGTTATGCCGCTGGTCACTGAAGCTGGCTTTGGGCTTGGTGGGGCTTACGGGCGTGGCGCGCTGCGCATCAACGAAGCGACCGTCGATTATTATCTGCTGACACAGGCCAGCGCCGGATTGCAAATCGGTGCACAACAATACGCCCATGTTCTGTTCTTTATGACAGATAAGTCGCTGCAGGACTTCCGCCAGGCAGCCGGTTGGGTCGCCTCGGCCGACATCAAATACGCGTTCCAAACCGAAGGTGATCGGTTGTCAGCTGACACGATTACCGCGTCTTCGCCGGTGGTTGCCGTTGTGTTTGGTCAAGCCGGGTTGATTGCTGGAGCCTCGATCGAAGGGGCGAAATATACCCGGATCATCCCCTGA
- the hemB gene encoding porphobilinogen synthase: MSRVPHPSTVAPFPMTRLRRTRSSAALRDLVRENTLTVDDLIWPVFVVDGDNHEEDIPSMPGVTRKSIDRLVAAARDAADLGIPALCIFPSTDPALKTETCEEAWNTDNLSNRAIRAIKAAVPEIAVMTDIALDPYNSNGHDGIVRNGEILNDETVEALVKMALAQAEAGADILGPSDMMDGRIGAMRRALEAAGHRNVTIMSYTAKYASGFYGPFRDAVGASGALKGDKKTYQMDPANSDEAMRLVERDLAEGADMIMVKPGMPYLDICRRVKDTFGVPTFAYQVSGEYAMLMAAAQNGWLDGDNVMAESLLAFKRAGCDGILTYFAPQMARLLQTT; encoded by the coding sequence CGTTCCACATCCAAGCACAGTTGCCCCTTTTCCGATGACGCGCTTGCGCCGCACCCGGTCCAGCGCTGCCCTTCGCGATCTGGTGCGCGAAAATACCTTGACGGTGGACGATCTGATTTGGCCGGTTTTTGTGGTCGATGGCGACAATCACGAAGAAGACATCCCCTCCATGCCCGGCGTCACGCGGAAATCCATTGACCGTCTGGTTGCCGCTGCGCGCGACGCGGCCGATTTGGGCATTCCCGCGCTCTGTATCTTTCCAAGTACTGACCCGGCGTTGAAAACAGAGACGTGTGAAGAGGCATGGAACACCGACAACCTCTCCAACCGCGCCATTCGGGCGATTAAGGCGGCGGTGCCTGAGATTGCCGTCATGACAGACATCGCGCTCGACCCCTATAACTCAAACGGGCACGATGGCATTGTACGCAATGGCGAGATTCTGAACGACGAAACGGTCGAGGCGCTGGTCAAGATGGCGCTGGCACAGGCTGAGGCGGGGGCGGATATTCTGGGCCCGTCCGACATGATGGACGGCCGGATCGGTGCCATGCGGCGCGCGCTCGAGGCCGCTGGCCACCGCAATGTTACGATCATGAGCTATACCGCCAAATATGCGTCCGGGTTTTATGGACCATTTCGCGACGCGGTGGGCGCATCCGGTGCGCTCAAAGGCGATAAGAAGACCTATCAGATGGACCCCGCGAACTCGGACGAGGCGATGCGACTGGTCGAACGCGATCTGGCGGAAGGCGCCGACATGATCATGGTCAAACCGGGCATGCCGTATCTTGATATCTGCCGTCGGGTGAAAGACACGTTCGGCGTGCCCACCTTCGCTTATCAGGTGTCCGGCGAATACGCGATGTTGATGGCCGCAGCGCAAAATGGCTGGCTGGACGGCGACAACGTGATGGCTGAAAGCCTGCTGGCGTTCAAGCGCGCTGGCTGCGACGGCATTCTGACCTATTTTGCACCCCAGATGGCCCGCCTACTTCAGACCACGTAA